The genome window CGGCCGTTTCAAGCGGAGTTGTTTACACAATCAGCTCATATTGGTTCTTTTACCGCTTGTATTTTACGAATGGCGTACAGCTTGCGACGCGGTCGTAGAGCTTCCTGGCAACATGGTTATTCTTGTCGGTTAACCAGTAAACCTGCGAGGAATATTGCGCATCCGCCTCAGCATATACTGCTTCAATGAGGGCGCGCCCGACTCCCTGCCCCCTTGCAGATGGATCGGCGAATAAATCTTGCATGTAGCAACGCGGATTCCAGTCTGAAGTCGATGGTACAAAAAAATAATTCGCAAAACCGACAAGGTGGCCATTCATTTCAGCCACGAGCCCATTAGGTTGTCCTGTATTTTCAACAAGGGCCGTCCACGTTCTCTGGGTAGTTCTTTCTTCCACCTTGCGAAAATAAAAATCATTGTACCCAGACCAGAGCGCCAACCAGTCTAATCTGTCGTCCACTAAAGCATCACGAATTTTTATGCCTAGCATCTGCAATCCTTAATAAGCTCATAACCTTCATATTCGTGCATGACTTGTCCGAAATGGCGCATTTATGGCGTCGGGAACGGGAAAGCAGAAAACGCTTTGGTTGCCTCTGCGCGGGCGCAAAGAGCGGCGAGTGCCGGGTGAGACTCGGCACCGACAAGGTCCGGAAGCGATTCTCGGGAGAATCGGAATGCGACGGCACACGTGATGTCTGCCTGAAGCGGGCGGGCATCGAAGAGCCAAGGGTCGGCCTTTCCTACATGTTCCTCCAGCAGCCGATAGGCCTCTGACAATTGGCCGCCGACGCGATCGACCCAAGGCTGATGCCGCTTTTCCGCCGGACGGAGATTGTGTTCATAAACGATCTGGACGGTCTTCTCGCAAGCAACAAGAGCCAGGCCGATAACCCTTTGTGCCTGGACATGCACATTGATGTCGCTCGGCGTGAGCTTGCGATCGGAAGAGGCCAGCCGCTCGCCAAGCTCAAGGAGCAAGCCGGAATCCATCAGGACGGTTCCACCATTCATCATCAGTGTCGGTGCTTTCACGACTGGGTTGATGGCAGCGAATGCGTCGAAGGCTGAGAAGACGGATAGAGGCTTGTGCTCGAAGCTGATGCCCTGAAGGCGAAAGGAAATCGCCACACGCCGCACATAGGGAGAATCCAGCATCCCGATCAATTTCATTGTCTGCACCCCGGATCAAACCTCGTTTATGGGAAGCTCTTTGATCCTCCCGCACCGATGACGCTACCGGGACGGCAGCATCATTGCGAGTGGCCGAATTTGCCACTATCGTAACAATCATGCCAAACGACTATCGTCCACTCGTCGTCATCATTGCTTATGACCAGCTCTGCACATTCGAGTTCGGCTGCGCCTTCGAAGTCTTCGGCCTTTCACGCCCTGAAATGGGGCCCGGCTGGTATCGCTGCAGGACGGCCGCTGTCGAGCCGGAGCCGATCCGGGGCGCAGGTGGATTGCGCCTGGAGACCGATGGCGGGCTGGAACTTCTCGAAGCGGCAGATACGATTGTCATTCCGGGTTGGCGCGGACCGACCGCAGCTGGTCCCGAAAGGCTCCTCGATGCTCTCCGCCGAGCGAATGCGGCGGGGACCCGCATCGTCGCGATCTGCGGCGGGGCGTTCTTGCTCGCTCAAGCCGGTCTGCTTGAGGGCAAGCGTGCGACGACGCATTGGCGCCACCTCGATGCATTGTCATCTCGCTATCCGGAGATCGTGGTTGAACGAGACGCCCTTTATGTCGATGAGGACGATATCCTCACGTCGGCCGGAAGCGCCGCTGGCCTCGATTTGTGCATCCATATTGTCCGAAAGGATTTTGGAGCGAAAGCTGCCAACAGTGTCGCGCGCAGATTGGTCGTTGCGGCTCACAGAGATGGCGGCCAATCGCAATTCATCGAACGATCACTTCCTCCCCCGTCCGGCGCGAGGCTCTCGAATCTGCTCGAAGCGGTTCAGAGGCGAATTGGTGAAAAATGGACCATCGAACGCATGGCGGCGGAGGCCCATGTCAGCGTTCGTACGCTTCACCGACACATCCGTGAGGCAACCGGTCTTGCACCTGGCGACTGGCTTCAACGACAGCGCCTAGCTTATGCTCGCGATCTTCTCGAGGAAACAACCCTGTCCATAAAAGAGGTTACAGTTCGAGCCGGTTTCGGCACAACCACGAATTTCCGTCAGCATTTCCGCGCCGCCAGCGGTTTGTCTCCGGCGACATTTCGGGCCCGGTTTCACCTTAGGCAAGACACGTTGGGTCAGTCTGCCGATTGTTCAGATATGAACACAAGTGGCGGCGGAGCTTCAATCTGAGGTTGATGAACATCCGACGCAATTGAAGTGGTCCCCATGCCGCCAGTTTCGGATCTCGCCCATGCGAAGCTCAACCGCTGATCCTGCGGTGAATGGAATGCGGCTTCGGGAAAACGGATATGGCAGTTTCACAAAAGTCGTTTGACCAAGAATATCGTCTGAAGCAGTAAAAACGTCGATGCAACTCTCGCGAAAAAGAGGGAGACATGAGGGTATTCATTCTGGGTGGGACGGGGTCCATTGGCACCGCAATTGTTCGCGAACTGCACTCCCGATCGCACGACGTTGTCGCTCTATGCCGTTCCGAGATCTCTGAAGAAAAGATCAGAAACCTCGGCGCAATACCTTATCGAGGCGACATGCGCGCACCGGAAGCATGGGTGAACGCCGCCATCGACCATGATGCTATTATTCAAACCGCCGCAACCTTTACTGAGGACATGGAAGATGTTGATGCGCGGGTTGTTTCGGCTCTAATCTATGCATCGGCAAATGCAAAGAAAACACGTCGTCTGCTCTACACTGGCGGATGTTGGCTCTATGGCGAGACCGGAGGAAACCTAGCAACGGAAGATTGGCCGTTTAATCCCCTACCAGCATTTGCCTGGATGGTGAGACATGCCGAACGGCTGTTGCGTGCCGAATTCCTCTCAACCGCCGTCGTTCATCCGGCAATGGTTTATTCCGAAGACGGCGGCGTGTTCGAAGAGTTCATTGACGAGGCACGAGGCGGGCGCGCGATTGAAATCTGGGGAAGCCCCGATACACGTTGGCCAATAATACACCGCTCTGACCTCGCACGCGCCTATTGCGATCTGCTGGAAAGACCTGATCTGACTGGGCATTTCAACGCCGGTGCAGAACAAGGTGTCCGGGTGAGCGACATTGTGAAAACCTTGGCTGACCGGCATGGCAATACGCTTGAACCGTTGATCTTGGGAGTCGAAGATCTTGTCGAACGCCATGGCGACTGGGCCAAGGGGCCGACGCTTGATCAGCAAATGTCATCGCACAAACTGCGTCAGGCGACTGGTTGGGAACCGAAAGTCGGCGATTATCGTCTGTCAGATCTGCTTGCCTGAATTCAGATTTTGACAGCAAAGCCGACCACAAGGAGGAAAACCGGTTGTGAGCCAAACCACGCATGACAATCGCCAGGGTGTTTTGTTCGAGCCACTGCTGCTGCCCTGCGGCACCATATTGAAAAATCGCATCGTTAAGTCGGCAATGTCGGATTCCCTGGGCGATGGGACCGGGCATCCCACGCAAGCACAGATCAGATTGTATCAACGCTGGGCCGAGGGCGGTGTGGCCCTGTCGATTATCGGAGAGGTTCAGGGCAGCGGAAAACTTGCCGAGAAACCGGGAAATCTCGTTCTCGACGACAACGCCGATCCGGAACGGTTCGAGGCGCTTGCCTTTTTCGGTGCCACGCATGGTGCCCAGCTTTGGCTCCAGCTCGGTCACGCCGGCGCCTTGGCTTATCCCTCGACCAGCACCCCCACGGGTCCGAGCGCACTCAACCTGCCCGGCTTGATCTGCGCGGAGCTGTCGCGGGACGAGATAACAGCGCTGCCCTTCGAGTTTGCGCGAACGGCTCGACTGGCTCGGGACGGGGGTTTCGGCGGGGTTGAAATTCATGCGGCGCATGGATTCCTGATCAGCCAGTTCCTGTCACCTTTGTTCAACCGGCGCACCGATGACTATGGCGGCTCCATCGACGGGCGGATGCGGCTCTTGCTCGAAGTCGTGGGGGCACTTCACTGAGCCAGACACCCTGGAAATTCCGGCCCAGGGCGATCCAAAGACTGGGAGCACTTCAAAGCGTGAGCAAGGCTGATTGGCGAACGCGGACAAAACGGGAAGCAGCCCAGTAACACTTCGGGACATCGGTGCCGTCAGATTTCCAGCAGGAGCGGCAGATGGTCCGAGACCTCGGGTTGTTCGGGCACCTCGAATGAGACGACCTCGACCGCGCCATTGACCAGCATGTAGTCGGCGAACCGGCCCGGTTTCTTGTAGTGCGACGACCGCGTGCCGGAAAACCCGCAGCCAGTCACGAGTTCATCCATGCCGATCTCGTTGAACACCTCAAAGGTTTGGCTGTCCGGTTCGACGTTGAAGTCGCCGCAAATGATGAGGCGGTCGCCCGGTTCTGAAACGCATGTGGCAAGGCCGGCAAGCCTTTGCGCTTGTTCCATGCGCTCGGGCGTGTCCATTTTTCCCCGCAGATCCCGCAGGCCATGCATATGCGCGATTGTCACCGGCCAGCCCCTTTCGTAGTCGTAGAGACGCACCGCGTGAGCGCTGCGGGACCGGGGGTGCTCCCCATAGCCGTA of Stappia sp. ES.058 contains these proteins:
- a CDS encoding GNAT family N-acetyltransferase, coding for MLGIKIRDALVDDRLDWLALWSGYNDFYFRKVEERTTQRTWTALVENTGQPNGLVAEMNGHLVGFANYFFVPSTSDWNPRCYMQDLFADPSARGQGVGRALIEAVYAEADAQYSSQVYWLTDKNNHVARKLYDRVASCTPFVKYKR
- the ftrA gene encoding transcriptional regulator FtrA — encoded protein: MAEFATIVTIMPNDYRPLVVIIAYDQLCTFEFGCAFEVFGLSRPEMGPGWYRCRTAAVEPEPIRGAGGLRLETDGGLELLEAADTIVIPGWRGPTAAGPERLLDALRRANAAGTRIVAICGGAFLLAQAGLLEGKRATTHWRHLDALSSRYPEIVVERDALYVDEDDILTSAGSAAGLDLCIHIVRKDFGAKAANSVARRLVVAAHRDGGQSQFIERSLPPPSGARLSNLLEAVQRRIGEKWTIERMAAEAHVSVRTLHRHIREATGLAPGDWLQRQRLAYARDLLEETTLSIKEVTVRAGFGTTTNFRQHFRAASGLSPATFRARFHLRQDTLGQSADCSDMNTSGGGASI
- a CDS encoding glutathione S-transferase, coding for MKLIGMLDSPYVRRVAISFRLQGISFEHKPLSVFSAFDAFAAINPVVKAPTLMMNGGTVLMDSGLLLELGERLASSDRKLTPSDINVHVQAQRVIGLALVACEKTVQIVYEHNLRPAEKRHQPWVDRVGGQLSEAYRLLEEHVGKADPWLFDARPLQADITCAVAFRFSRESLPDLVGAESHPALAALCARAEATKAFSAFPFPTP
- a CDS encoding NAD-dependent epimerase/dehydratase family protein, coding for MRVFILGGTGSIGTAIVRELHSRSHDVVALCRSEISEEKIRNLGAIPYRGDMRAPEAWVNAAIDHDAIIQTAATFTEDMEDVDARVVSALIYASANAKKTRRLLYTGGCWLYGETGGNLATEDWPFNPLPAFAWMVRHAERLLRAEFLSTAVVHPAMVYSEDGGVFEEFIDEARGGRAIEIWGSPDTRWPIIHRSDLARAYCDLLERPDLTGHFNAGAEQGVRVSDIVKTLADRHGNTLEPLILGVEDLVERHGDWAKGPTLDQQMSSHKLRQATGWEPKVGDYRLSDLLA
- a CDS encoding endonuclease/exonuclease/phosphatase family protein, which produces MRIMCLNGWGGKLDSHLQNYLRETSPDVLCLQEVVHTPATQKDWLTYRDGDHVLPQRANFFRDVREALPGHTATFCPAAQGVLWDDDKSIPSQWGLATFVRADFPVIAQIQGFVHKSFSAYGYGEHPRSRSAHAVRLYDYERGWPVTIAHMHGLRDLRGKMDTPERMEQAQRLAGLATCVSEPGDRLIICGDFNVEPDSQTFEVFNEIGMDELVTGCGFSGTRSSHYKKPGRFADYMLVNGAVEVVSFEVPEQPEVSDHLPLLLEI